AAATCCAATCACGCCGTGTCCTTCCTTCCATCTCAACTTCCATCACCTCAACCTCGACCTCGACCGCCGTGAACGTCGTCAACAACAGCTACTCGCACGATTCTCATATTCACCAGCAAGGTATGAGAACGATAAGGCTGGTGGCTTCGTCGAAGTCACGCGCGGCGCGGTAAGAGAGAAAATCAGGTAAAAATAAAGCCGCGGAAGGGTTGAAACACCGAAGTTCAAGCGTGATCGTGATAGTTGGCTGGCGAACAAGTAGCGCTACATAGGCGTTGTCTTGTGCCGTGTTGTGTTTcgctcaaaaaaaaaaaaaaaaaaaaaaaaaaaattgaaaagtgcTGGAATTAATTGAGCAGAAATTTATTAGCAAATGATTGACAGTCGCAAATTATTTTGGAAGCGCTGTATTGAGCTACGTATATGTTGTATTGCTATCGAAGCTAGCAGCAGAATGTGATGTAGCGCATAAGAACCGAGCATTGATAGTCAATATATGCAGGGTATTCTAAGCATattactactttttttttatttttgcagtcaatttgtgaaatatacttttcatattttttaatatttctcttctaacactaaatattttattaaaaaacggaaaataataaattacaattcggcagtttaaatttaaagagaaGAGTAAGACTTTTCGTTTACTTACATTTTCCAATTCACAAGATgcctttattttttgtcatttttaaatgCCATTTAAAAAGAACCTAGAATATCcccattttttctttctttgacCCTTCCTCTCTTCCGCCCTCTTCATCCTTCTCTCCATCTCccccttttctctttctctttcatacTTTTCATAGAAGAGAATTTGTGCTTTTGAATTGACAAAAAATctagaatgaaaaatatagcGATATTGATCAAGTACCCTGTATATCGAAAGCACGTGCGTGCAATGAGGAATGTATCTTTGCAAAACTCTAAGTCTCTTCGCATCTTCTTATCCGTAGCTCGTAGTGATTTGTTTAGTATCCTGTCATATGAATGTTTCTGGTATTCGtgaatgtttcaaataattttttatattaattatttatatcgttcGTGTGCGCCATGAAACTTTTTGGAATGAAGCATTGCGATATGAGTCATGttgtttgatattaaatgGAACAGTTACTGTTATAATTAAGTTTCgttgattacattttttgtaaacaaacgggCAATCCTATGATGATCAATTATATATCTcatcagaaaatttttcattacactataaaatatcaagaattTATATTGCCATGTAATAATGGGAAATAAGAGTGACTTTCTGCGATAGACATAAATTTGATACTTTTGCctgaaaattttctaaaaatgtataacaaGAATTGAAAGTTTGTAAGAAAAACAacataatgcaatttaaaatttatatgcattaagAAAGGtcacacatttttattccaaattcaatagtaataaattgaatttatgagtttatttgaaattggtattaaaaaaaataaaataaatattttgatataagtTTGATATATAACTTGAAATGCAAcaataaatcttaaatttattctatattatgtACTATTTAGCTGAAATATACGTGAAcagaataaatatgaaaaagaacaattacatatttttgtaattcttcTTTGGGATTGcacgttaaaattaataaagaacgTCAAAGAGCGCAGTAATGTTGGAAATGTTCCATGCGATTTTTTTGTCGAGTCAGTGAAAGAAAAACGCGTTCTGCATGCTAATTAAGATCTTTAGTTAACAGTTGTTAGAATCATAATGAGTAATATAGTTTTCATTTGCAGGTGGAGCAGGAGACACAGGCATGGTTCGTCAGACGGATCGTCGCGTGATGTGATCGATTATCGTACCGGTTATATAAAATCGCATCTACGTTCACCCTCGGGCAGGGTTCGGTGACTAAACACACTGAGAACCgaagcaataattaaattatggcagacatatatgtatatatagatttcTTTAGCAACGGCGATGGTCAAAGTTATAAACGCGAATTTGACCAGCGgataaattttccataaatcaatttaaattttctgaattttttaaaactttttaatgcCTTGCTAATGATGTATCGTTTCATGAACATCAGCTATTTTCATAGTTTAATCATTTCTTTgttgctaataattttaacttcgGCACGAGACGAAAAACTAGTTAAATAAGCgaacgcaaataaaaaaatttgctccAAAACGAATACTTTTTAATCGTGTACTTTCttaagtatttttcaatttacttaataatttattaaaaaatgtattaaacgTCGTAACGAGACACCACCGGAACCAAACTTCTTCAGATATGTAGGGAAGTTCAGAAGAAACTTGCTATTATATAGTAGTaacgtaagaaaaaaaaaactttttgcaaCTGCTAAAATTTCCACTAATTCAGTTTTTCATATAAactattagaaaaattaaactcaaACAGATTTGTGAAATCTGaagaataagattttaatctGATAAAGTAGAAAGAATCATAGAAGACATActagtaataattttagatctttatttaaaagtcTTATCATAATTGATATcatcattgataaaaaattacgaatacGCGCAATACGTAAAGACAATCAGAAATAGCGGACTAGCTCTGATAAATGTTGTTTTTCCTATATCGCGCATTGATTTGTACAGATATCATTTACAGCAAGTATTTTCTGTTGTGATAAGCGTTGATACACTGTTGTTTTGTTACAATATTGTCATATTTACAACGACTCATAAAGAAATTCTTATCGGTATTAGTGTAACATTACAGGGTTGACAATTTTACctacattacaaaaaaaacttataataaattttaaatctttaccaTAGTGTTCtaaattaaagatagaaaCTAAAACGATGATGTCGAATTTTGTGACAACTATAAtctataaaaagagaaatatttaataaactagGAAGACTCACAGTTCGTGGCAgctcaattaaaaatatatcacattcccctattattttaaatttcaagagaTAAAGTTAATGTAGAGAAATATGAcgattgttatatataaagattgtGATGAGTTTAGGATTTGTTTATGATGAAActtcagaagaaaaaaatacaagttaAGTCTTAAATACTagttatgaatatatttttataagcttcacatttagaaattttcatagaattatttcattgataatttattattatattgtgcatacactatataattttgtacataatttttagatgtatttaatttcgtgattaattgaatatttgaatcataaaaaaaatatactgtaTATTGAGAAGCTTTActttacgtatatatatattgtaaattacacAAAAGTTAATAGACAATGGTCATATAACAACCGCAGTGTCATACTTATTGTTGTAATACTTATCATGAAGTAAACTACaacagattttaatttaacattggCATACAAAGTATGGAAGCAttgcgaataaataaatgtggtgaatgtcaataataaatatagttaattaaaaaaatatttactaatacCATTTTTAGATGATTCTATTCCATGAAGTAAGAGTAAGGAGACCCAACTGCACAGATTGAAAGTAGCAAATGTTTCGTATATTGTCAGGTTTGCCAAATAGAATAATGTGCAACATTTTGTCACCACCTTGAAATTGTAAATGGATGCATTGTATTACAAACGCTCACTGAGCGGCTAAGTAGTAATCGAATGTGATTGATTTTTACCTTTGAATCCATGTGCAAGAGCCATAAGCGGAGCATCATTCAGCGGAAAATCTAGTAACGTTGCCCAACTGTTGAGTTCGCTGAATGCCACCAATATGTGCGATGGGACGCCACCTTTAGAGTTCAATTTCCGGCTTCACTTTTGTTATACTTCTGAGATCTTTCTTTAAAGTCTTTGAGTCTCTGATCGTTAcctattagatatatttatgaaatatagtcatattaatgcattatattgcataaaaagtGTTTCGAAAGGGACagatatctataaaaaaagaagggaAAAAAGTATAACTTTATCATAACGAAATTTATACTACAATTGAGATCTTGTATCCAGTTTATTGGATATTACAAACCTTGTTTTTCCAAAGAATTGTAggattatattacattaaaaatggTAAGCACatagtttcttaattttatgcaattttgagTATAACtgtattgcaaattttattacttatgaaatatatattttttaggcTCAGGAAGTTGAAGAAACCATGAAACGAATTCAATCTCATAAGGGTGTAGTTGGCACAATAGTTGTTAATGCAGAAGGTACagtataagaaaattaacatCGTTTGTTTATGtgattataaagaaattgtcataaaattacatttattttataggtATTCCGATTAAATCAACATTAGATAATACAACAACAGTTCAATATGCAGGCTTAATAAGTCAATTATCTGACAAAGCTCGTTCTGTTGTGCGTGATTTGGATCCAACAAATGATTTAACTTTTTTGCGCATACGTAGCAAAAAACATGAAATTATGGTTGCACCAGATAAAgagtttatattaatagtagtACAAAATCCTGTTGATTGATTCAAAAGAAACACAGCTTTATTAAGAGAGATTGCAAAATTAACACATTTCTttggatattaatttattatgtacactgcattttattttaatatttaatcaattagctaatgaaaaaataaagcttaaatcttatataatgtaataatatttaattattaagctAATTTagtgaattataaattttaagatctTTAAAACGTTTCCttttttagcaaatattttatgtttccaAATCAAATTGGATTATGAATAAATGCTATATTGATCATTCCTaacatatgtttttatattattcaatatactTGCATATGTATGTctcattatattttgtttattattgtatgttatcgcaacattttattttttaattcaattttttttttgcatactAAGATATATTTCACCATTTACATCTTATAGTGCACCAATATAATCATACAAGATTTAAGAacataaagtaatataaaaagtcaaagaattaaaaaatgacaatGTGGAATAAGAAGAAATAGGAAAAATCAAGTCATtttgaatcatattttataaatgaagagtatttatttttttcaattattttgctGGGAAAGAATGTTGAAAGactacaatatatatgtattttacttatgtaatttaatacatCATAAAATGTGTACaaagatttgtaaaatatatacaagatatatgatattaaaataatgtggCAAGTAACTTGGCAGAGTAATAATTAGAGacaaatactaaaaaatataaattttgacatataCCAGTTCATACAAcgcacgcatacacacacattcaCATGTACAAACGTACATATAATGTATTGTATTATAGAACTATTGTTCTGTTACTTCAAAATTACCTAtgataatcttttaatataattcccACATAAAAaaggcaaatatttttataaatatgtatgtaaattaattttttttgctacttGTGCTTATTttgttcgaaatatttaatccaatattgtaaaataacagtCTTTTGAGTATTGACATTAGATTTATCacataattatgtttaaaatgatACAATAATACATTGATGTAACATTTTGAATTCacaaattacataaatgtcCCTGAGATGTTACTTATTTCCAACCTGAAttaaggaatatttaaataaacattttcttatattGAAAACTtcagtacaaaaaatattttgtaggaatacaatatataagctattttattttacaaaacttttaaaagttGTATGCTAAAAACTACAAACTATAAACTTTAAtagaattgtatataaaattgacatcTGAAAATTTGgaatgtaatatatgtataaatacataaaaaatattacatgtgtTGTTGAGATTCttcatacaaaatataaaatgtcctTACAAatgataatgtaaaattgtattgcTTACTCTATTTTAAGTaagaacatttaaatttaaacatctAAATTTATGCTATTTGAAGGGATGCACCTGAGGTACGAGGTTGCTTTTTTGAAGGATGAAACGTGTAATACATAATCATTGCTGCAATCCCCACAAAGAAGAAGATAACTCCAAAAGCGAAAAACACATTAAAGTACCAAGCATTTCTAACTGCGAGAGAAGAATTGAATCGCCACAATAAGACTGACATAATATTTTCCAAGAAGCAAAGcacataaaaacaaaaatgcttCCAAAATGTGTTTCCATCTACGGCATTTAagtatatgaaaatatgaacTATGCCGATAACTCCGGCaaacaatatagaataaaagcGTTCTTTCAACGTTGGTTGCATATGCGGTGGATGATTGTAAGTT
The nucleotide sequence above comes from Linepithema humile isolate Giens D197 chromosome 4, Lhum_UNIL_v1.0, whole genome shotgun sequence. Encoded proteins:
- the robl gene encoding dynein light chain roadblock-type 2, which translates into the protein MAQEVEETMKRIQSHKGVVGTIVVNAEGIPIKSTLDNTTTVQYAGLISQLSDKARSVVRDLDPTNDLTFLRIRSKKHEIMVAPDKEFILIVVQNPVD